AACAGTTATGCCCTGCAGCATGCCTTGTGTACTTTTCAACATCCACCACCTTAGGCCATAGTAATCtgcagcccttcccctgctggaaACCCCTTCATGAAAGGGGTGTGTCCCACACTGAAATCCACAGCCCCAGTGGAGAGTAAGCACAGGGATAACTTTTCAGCTGAATTCATAAAACTGTCTGCCAAGAATCCATTTCATAGGTGAGCAAAAGCAGAAGCTGACAGGAGAAACAAAGCCTGCTCCAGGCTTCACTACTAAAAGAACTgcctcaaaaaaacaaactctcAACAATAATGTTGGAAATAGAGCTGTTACCACTCTGGTGAGTCAACAgacctgggagagagagagaacgagccagaaagctggattaaaaaaagatctgCCCTGCCCTGGCCAAGGTGCATTCAGTGAATAATTCATCTGGGACTCCAGATGGTGCAGATGGCTTGGTTTACAGATAATTAAAAAGGTTGTCTCCACTCCCTGTGTGGTCAGCAGACTCCACAGTGGGTCACATGGCCTGTCCCCTGGGTTTGGTGACACATACATGCTAGAAGGATGGGGTGTAGTACCCCAAGTTTCCCTCTCAATAAGTGGCAGAGAAGCACAGCATATGAATTTTTAAGATCCAGGAAGAGGACCTGGCTCAGCATTTTGAAATTGGGGTGGCCCAGACTGCCTAATAAGAATCCCaggtctctttctctgttcctccctcacagGGGAAAAAGGACCAGCAGGTTGTTTCTGGCTCCCATAGGACCAGTGTCTAGGATTCCGAGTTTCTGACATGATTAGGATTATGTGTATCTGGCCATTAACCCCTCACATAGTATAAAAGGACACTGGGCATTTCTTGGGACTTGTTAAGTAGCCTGAGTGGTGAGAAAGGCAACGTTCATTCCTTAATACTGGAAAACACCTACTGGAGCCCAGACTCCTACATGCTGAGTttctcaaaaccacaaactggaTTTTATCTCTGAGTCTGCCCCAACACCTGACCCTTGGCTGCCAGCCAACATACAGCAAGTATAACAgacgatatggggcttgatcaaTACTCTCCTAGTTCAACAAGGTTTTGGAATACTCCACAGTACCTTCTCCGTTCTGCATCTTGAGGGTCTGTCCCTGGGAGGCTGATGGTGATGGAAGACGGGGCACCTACATCATAGCGCTTCACTGTCTTCTGGCATATCTTTACCTTCACCAGGAGGCCGTGCACCAAGTTCGCCAACAGCCCCACCACGGGCTGCAGAATCTCAGGGAAGAAGGTGGCAAAAGCGAAGTGGTCAGCCATGTCCCCTCGCCCTCGGCTATGGCGCTGGTAGAAGCGAAGATAAACCCAACTGGAGAGCAGCCCAAAGCCATAGGAGGCCAGTGCTGGGCTCTGGAGCAGCGTGGCCAGccgcaacagcagcagcagccccaaCAGCAGCATAGGCACCACGCTGACACGCACCTGGGGCACACGCAAGACCACACAGTCCCCCATGGTTTGCTTGAGTGCCACCAGGACACCACCTAGGAAGCCCAGGGCTCCGTGGATGCGGATAGTGAAAAGGTAGACCAAGTTGAAGGAAGCCATGTAGGTGAGGAGGTAGGCGAAGGCCCCCAACAACCCCACTGACACGTTCACCACTGAGAAAAAGATGAGCAGCTCCAAGGCCCCCCAGAGGGGCTCCAGCAAACGTCCAGCCACCACCACCGTGGCAAGACTGATGGCCACATCCCACACGTGCTGTTCCATCAGCCCATGGGTGGCCAGGGTCCAGATCCAGAAGTTGGGCGGAAAGAGGTAGCCTGGGGTAACCGCCAGGCAGCCCGTGTCCACGGCGAAGGACAGCAGGTAGAGGAAGAGTACTGTCGCACACAGGGCCTTCACCACCACGCTGGCGCTGGCCAGGATGGCCCCCAAGTGCTGGCGGGCGCCCGGTAGGGCGCGCTGCATCTTCCCGAAGGGCGTCGGCCTGGGGGAAGGGTCTAGTGTGTTAGGGGCCTCCCCGGGGCCTCGCCCCAGTCCGGCCCCGACGGGAGGCCCGGGCCCGGCCTAGTCACTGGCCTATGGCCCCGGTGAAGACTCCACTTCTGGTCGGGTTGGCTCCGGTCCCAAAGGGTCAAGTTGGGCCTGGTCGCGGGGCCGGGGCCTAGGCCCCTCGCCGGGGACCTGAGGGAAGGCCCTGGGAGGCTTCTGCACGTCTGCTCGCCTGCCTGCCCTGTGGGCCCCGCGCCGAGCTGACCGGGCTGGCGTTGATCTCAGGGCTCGGCCTATTCCATCCACTCGGGGGCCCTACGATCTGCGTGGGACTGGAGCCTAGTTCTGGGCCCCAGTCAAGTCTCGTCAGCTCCGGCTCGG
This DNA window, taken from Panthera tigris isolate Pti1 chromosome A2, P.tigris_Pti1_mat1.1, whole genome shotgun sequence, encodes the following:
- the TMEM115 gene encoding transmembrane protein 115; this translates as MQRALPGARQHLGAILASASVVVKALCATVLFLYLLSFAVDTGCLAVTPGYLFPPNFWIWTLATHGLMEQHVWDVAISLATVVVAGRLLEPLWGALELLIFFSVVNVSVGLLGAFAYLLTYMASFNLVYLFTIRIHGALGFLGGVLVALKQTMGDCVVLRVPQVRVSVVPMLLLGLLLLLRLATLLQSPALASYGFGLLSSWVYLRFYQRHSRGRGDMADHFAFATFFPEILQPVVGLLANLVHGLLVKVKICQKTVKRYDVGAPSSITISLPGTDPQDAERRRQLALKALNERLKRVEDQSVWPSMDDDEEEAGAKVDSPLPSDKAPMLPGKGAAPESSLITFEAAPPKL